In Arachis hypogaea cultivar Tifrunner chromosome 17, arahy.Tifrunner.gnm2.J5K5, whole genome shotgun sequence, a single window of DNA contains:
- the LOC112766110 gene encoding uncharacterized protein — MCIALFLWQAHPLYPFFLLSNRDEYHNRPTKAVSWWEDCDDIVGGRDEIAMGTWLASSREGRVAFLTNVLELHTLPEAKSRGELPLLFLKSGKHPQEFAESLKREAHYYNGFNLIVADISTKSMMYISNRPKGQPITIQEVPSGLHVLSNDKLDSPWHKAKRLESNFKKEIAKYGKEEIPAKEVIENVMKDRVKAEKSVLPHICSLEWEYNLSSIFVEVDTPLGLYGTRSSAALSIRSSGEVSFYELYLDDNKWKEHVIDFYIPQKTMCPRQFIKS; from the exons ATGTGTATAGCTCTGTTTCTTTGGCAAGCACATCCACTGTACCCATTTTTTCTTTTGAGCAACAGAGATGAGTACCATAATAG GCCTACGAAGGCAGTGTCATGGTGGGAAGATTGTGATGATATTGTTGGAGGAAGAGACGAGATAGCAATGGGGACATGGTTGGCTTCTTCAAGAGAAGGAAGAGTAGCTTTTCTTACCAATGTTTTGGAACTCCATACCCTCCCTGAAGCCAAAAGTAGAGGAGAGTTACCCCTCCTATTTCTAAAG AGTGGAAAGCATCCACAAGAATTTGCAGAAAGCCTGAAAAGAGAGGCCCACTATTACAATGGGTTCAACTTGATTGTGGCTGATATTAGCACCAAATCAATGATGTACATCTCAAATAGGCCCAAAGGACAGCCCATAACCATTCAAGAAGTTCCTTCAGGCCTCCATGTTCTCTCAAACGACAAATTAGACTCACCATGGCATAAG gcTAAGCGGCTTGAATCGAATTTCAAAAAAGAAATAGCTAAATATGGTAAAGAAGAAATACCTGCAAAGGAGGTAATTGAAAATGTGATGAAGGACAGAGTGAAAGCAGAGAAAAGTGTACTACCTCACATATGCTCTCTTGAGTGGGAATACAATCTTAGCTCCATCTTTGTTGAAGTAGATACTCCACTG GGTTTATATGGTACTAGGAGTAGCGCTGCCTTAAGCATCAGATCAAGTGGGGAAGTGAGTTTTTATGAGCTTTATCTCGATGACAACAAGTGGAAGGAGCATGTTATTGATTTCTATATCCCTCAAAAGACCATGTGTCCAAGGCAATTCATTAAATCATAG